The genomic interval TGATCGCTAAAAATCCAAAGGCGAGTTTCAGCGTAGTGAAGCCACTTTCCCTGATTCCTTCTTATTTTAGCAACACGCGCTCCGCTTCTCCAGCGACGCAATTTTTTATCTCAGCGCATGTCACAGGGTTGATTGAAATCGTGAGCAATGCTGATCTAAAATGCTTGATGCTCACCGCACTCATGCAAAAGCTTCAACCCGAAGGTGGTTACGATGCCATCGAAGCGAGCAATCCCATTTATACAAAAATGATAGAGCAAACAGGGCTTTTTCGCTTAAATCCAGAATCGATCTCCCTCAAATTTAAAGCAGGGCAAAACCTCACCGATGAGCGTAAAAAAAGCCTAATCGAAAAGTTACACGAGCGCGGAAATACCCTTGATCTCCTCACGATAGAGATGATAAATCAGATGCGTTAAAGTCGAAAAGAGGCTTTACATGTAAAGCGCTCTTTATCTGCGTTTACCAGTCATTAACGAAAGAAGATTAACATTCCCCCAAATATAAATCATTATTATATTTAGAAACATTTTAAAGGAAAAACGTGAAATCGTTTGCATTTGGTTTAAGTGTTGCATGTTTAATGGGAGCTAATCTCTTTGCGCAAGAGAATTATATTGAGATTGGTGGTGGCTTTTTAAGTGAAAAAAATAATTTTTCAACAGACTCAAAATCGACCATCTCGAATTATGGGGAATCGGATAGTGATACAAGAGGAATTCCTTATGGTGCGTTTAATTACACCTATCATTACGATAATGCCATTGCGTTTTATCTCGACAGTAAAAAAGGTGATGTACGCGTTGGTTCGACTATCGATAACCTGAATTTTGGTTTTGTCATCAAACCTTTTGCAGAAGAAGAGTGGTCCAATCCCTACCTTCTCAATCAAAACAGGAGCAAAACCGATGTCTCAGAAATGGGTGGTTATGTAGGCTATACGTTCAAGGCAGATGCCTATAAATTGGCACTTGAATATCAAGTCACCACCGTGGATTATGACAATGATGCGCTTCCTTCAACACTCAAAAGAGATGCAACACGTCATATTCTCTCAGCAAAAAACAGTTATAAAAATTATCTTCTTGGTTTGGAGTATGAAAAATACGATGCCGATGGTAAAGCCAGTGCTTACGATAAATAC from Sulfurospirillum multivorans DSM 12446 carries:
- a CDS encoding pyridoxamine 5'-phosphate oxidase family protein, translated to MMRRAEFEVKDTKYIEALLAECEYGTLSLMDDHMPYAVPLNFVWYEKSLCFHGSKEGRKMELIAKNPKASFSVVKPLSLIPSYFSNTRSASPATQFFISAHVTGLIEIVSNADLKCLMLTALMQKLQPEGGYDAIEASNPIYTKMIEQTGLFRLNPESISLKFKAGQNLTDERKKSLIEKLHERGNTLDLLTIEMINQMR
- a CDS encoding DUF2860 family protein, yielding MKSFAFGLSVACLMGANLFAQENYIEIGGGFLSEKNNFSTDSKSTISNYGESDSDTRGIPYGAFNYTYHYDNAIAFYLDSKKGDVRVGSTIDNLNFGFVIKPFAEEEWSNPYLLNQNRSKTDVSEMGGYVGYTFKADAYKLALEYQVTTVDYDNDALPSTLKRDATRHILSAKNSYKNYLLGLEYEKYDADGKASAYDKYMAEVGYQDTFFTNLSFFTALGVGAKEYDATNPILGKKIDATIVSATVALKLDNPMDFGKNTYVSLALKATQEDANHDFYDKEQIASIVSVGYKF